One Desulfobulbus propionicus DSM 2032 DNA segment encodes these proteins:
- a CDS encoding response regulator, which produces MNERVLLIDDEQDFMDVLAERMRDRGMNVSTTTSPLEALDKAGEESYDAVILDLMMPEMDGLEALTRLRAKNPDLQIILLTGHATVEKGIEAMKLGAMDFLEKPIDIQALNAKIKEAKAQKMLLVEKRTEEVIKNIIGCKGW; this is translated from the coding sequence ATGAACGAGCGAGTGTTGCTGATTGACGATGAACAGGATTTCATGGATGTGCTGGCGGAGCGGATGCGCGATCGGGGCATGAACGTGAGCACCACCACCTCGCCGCTGGAGGCCTTGGACAAGGCGGGCGAAGAGAGTTACGACGCCGTCATCCTTGATCTGATGATGCCGGAGATGGACGGGCTGGAGGCGCTGACCCGGCTCAGGGCCAAGAATCCCGATCTGCAGATTATCCTGCTCACCGGCCACGCGACCGTGGAAAAGGGAATCGAGGCAATGAAGCTCGGGGCGATGGATTTTCTGGAAAAACCGATCGACATCCAGGCGTTGAATGCCAAGATCAAGGAGGCCAAGGCGCAGAAGATGCTGCTGGTGGAAAAACGCACTGAAGAGGTCATCAAAAACATTATCGGCTGCAAGGGGTGGTGA
- a CDS encoding response regulator transcription factor, translating into MKVLLVDDEEELVVTLAERLSLRDIEADWALCGEDALRLAAERPYDLAVLDMKMPKMNGLQLKAELQKLSPAMRFIFLTGHGSEEDFEAGASEAGADNYLIKPVNIQELVAKIHAAFDAGEE; encoded by the coding sequence ATGAAGGTACTGTTGGTAGACGACGAGGAAGAATTGGTGGTGACCCTGGCGGAACGGCTGTCGTTGCGCGACATCGAGGCCGACTGGGCGCTGTGCGGCGAGGACGCGCTGCGGCTGGCGGCCGAGCGTCCCTACGATCTGGCGGTGCTAGATATGAAGATGCCGAAGATGAACGGCCTGCAGCTCAAGGCGGAATTGCAGAAACTGTCGCCGGCGATGCGGTTTATTTTTTTGACCGGCCACGGCTCGGAGGAGGATTTCGAGGCCGGGGCCTCGGAGGCCGGAGCGGATAACTATCTGATCAAGCCGGTCAATATCCAGGAACTGGTGGCCAAGATTCATGCCGCCTTTGACGCCGGGGAGGAGTGA